In one window of Thiobacillus sp. DNA:
- a CDS encoding NYN domain-containing protein: MNHDTNIALLIDADNSPASKIEQILDELANYGVINIRRAYGNWKSPHLKGWEAVLHEFAIQPVQQFAYTKGKGATDAAMIIDAMDLLYTKSLDGFCLVSSDSDFTPLVMRIRANGLKVFGFGEKKTPEPFVNACSKFLYLENLGNLEPAPPPTEAPGTASPAATKAPAPAQPAKLSAKELRGNGRLVSMLRMSVEAAADEEGWAGLGAVGQHISKQASFDARNYGYARLKDLFQAIGLFEMRTRDKSIYVRDKRQTSAQAE, encoded by the coding sequence ATGAACCACGACACCAACATCGCCCTGCTCATCGACGCGGACAACAGCCCGGCCAGCAAGATCGAGCAGATCCTGGACGAGTTGGCCAATTACGGCGTCATCAACATCCGCCGGGCCTACGGCAACTGGAAGAGTCCCCACCTGAAGGGCTGGGAGGCGGTGCTGCACGAATTCGCCATCCAGCCCGTGCAGCAGTTCGCCTACACCAAGGGCAAGGGGGCCACGGACGCGGCCATGATCATCGACGCCATGGACCTGCTGTACACCAAGAGCCTGGACGGCTTCTGCCTGGTGTCCAGCGATTCGGACTTCACGCCCCTGGTGATGCGCATCCGCGCCAACGGCCTGAAGGTGTTCGGCTTTGGCGAGAAGAAAACGCCGGAGCCCTTCGTCAACGCCTGTTCCAAGTTCCTGTACCTGGAGAACCTGGGCAACCTGGAGCCCGCGCCTCCGCCTACGGAGGCCCCGGGGACCGCCAGCCCAGCGGCAACCAAGGCTCCGGCTCCGGCCCAGCCGGCCAAGCTCAGCGCCAAGGAACTGCGGGGTAACGGACGCCTGGTGAGCATGCTGCGCATGTCCGTGGAGGCGGCGGCCGACGAGGAAGGCTGGGCGGGCCTGGGGGCGGTGGGCCAGCACATCTCCAAGCAGGCCTCCTTCGATGCCCGCAACTACGGCTATGCCCGCCTGAAGGACCTGTTCCAGGCCATAGGGCTGTTCGAGATGCGCACCAGGGACAAGAGCATCTACGTGCGGGACAAGCGCCAGACTTCTGCCCAGGCCGAGTAG